The DNA segment cctttggtatctttcgtcactcTTTTACTGCCCCTATCCAATATTTCACCATTTGCAATTGACGCTATAAGTTTGCCGTCTTCTTCGAGGTGAGAACATTCCTATTGTACTAATTGTTAGCTTGTTCTCATTCGGGATATGCAATAAATGTTTCACATCTGACAGGTTAAGCAAGCAACAATTTATGTGTTTTaataagctttatattttatatgtaacaaGCGGTAAAgtatttgtcttgtcttgtctggCAATACCAAAATATATGAATCGATTGGATGTAGGACCATAAGTGTCAATTATTGGATAGcaataataaacatgtttatttttgttaattactttattaaaaattgaaatcaatgtTTGTAACGAAAAGGACAATATCAAACGATGAATTGATACTCAGACAATAACATTAGTTCATATGAACTTCGTATgcgattttgttttaattgaatcAAAGAATAACAAACAGTATCGTATAGAAAGCTTTACTCAATgttgtgtaaatatttaaattcaaagaaTAACAGAAAAGTAAAAGTAGTACAAACAGGAATATGTTGAAAATCATCGACATCttttataaagacaaaaaaggaagacaaacaacaattcatagcataaaacaatttaacatgTGCACTGTTGAAAGTCAACTTAAATAAATTAAGTATTTTTATGAATTCTGAAACATAGTTGTAAGATCTGCTTTTATCTCCTGGTTTGAATTTTACACTTCTAGTAGCATTTGTGTgtgtatattttcaattatattttcaattatatatttggtatacCTTTTGTGCATATAAACCTTGAAGAtgaattatatcattttgttcGTCATATTATACATcattattaacaaatatttctttcttAGAAAGACGAAAAGATATGGACAGTGTAACACAATCACAACTAAACTGGATGTATATGGAGGAAATACTATCAGAGGCCgattattacaaatattgtaCTGAATCCGGTAGAAAATTTACTTTATTCAATTGTATAATGTAAAGCTACAAATACAGTAATTTGGCAAATACAACTCTAAATAATTGACACATTGCAGGTGGATATATATGATCATAAGGGAAAACGTTATTATTTAGCCACAATTAATAAACTGTCAAAAATGTCAGTGTCTTAAGAAGGCATTTATTTCGTAGGAACATTGGATAAAAAAGctcttatatatacaaaatatagtgATATCGTAATTTAACTTAATACAATgcaattatttctatttaagaGTTTATTACTAGAAAAAGACGTTCAGCATTTAATCTTCGACCCGGGAAACCTTCGGCATCACATAGTTGTTGCCATGTTAGGGAGGTCCCGAATGAGTTACGCAACAAACACTTTATGAAACCAAATGGTCTGAATCAATTCTACCAGAAATATACGGAAGCTTATGGTATTCCTGTTGTAGGTATAACATTATTAAACTTGAACCTGATTCTGAATGTGTTACTGTAACACATTGATGtctatgtatttgtttgttgttattgtacccactcaaacagaaaacaattgaagGTATTTCCAACCATATAAAGAACAATTTAGATATATAACTATGaaaattcagtttaaaatatcatatcCAGCATCAAATGGTAGCTTATTGTACACTGTTTCCAAAGATAAATAGTTTCTatacattgttttctaaataaGGGAGATACATTGTTACTTCCTGTTTGAAATATGTCAGTTCCTGTTAAATTTGTTAGTTTACTTGAtactgattccaaaaatgtatTGTTCAGtatatacttttacattaaataagtacaaaaaatagctactccCGGTTAACACAAGGTCCCTTCTGGTTGGCTTTTCCATGGTCAAGTGTCTTGCAACGTAATGAAAAAGTCCCATGGCTTTACTTGAGTTTTCATATGAGGAAAAAACAAAGGTCAATATCTAGAACGTGAATTTAACCTATGAACTTGAGTTCAATTTGAAGGTCATAAACCAGGgcttcaaatcaaaagaccaggtcttaattatatatgGTTAATCAGTTATATAACTATATGCCTAATTTTTGGTATAAGAAGGGagaaaactttaatttaatgtgagcgttttaccctttcaaccaaaatttgttacgacatgtcgcaacttactatttagtaaaaatatgttGTCCATATCTTATAAGGTttttgaatataattgaaaataagccaaaatcaaaaatttagaatatgaccttgacctattaccttgaaatatttattatttttttggaccaatgacctcaaatcaaaagacccttggtctctatcacttatgatttacAAGATAGAATTGCATATCCcatatatcaaatgcataaggggaaataactctcatatggagtgtTCATATCGCTTTAGTaaaaatcatgcgaaggatataacgagagATCCGGTATCTACAAcatgtcaatttttaatttgaccCAAGTCTTAAAAAATAgacaattgattaaaaaaaaagtaaaataatcatTATTGTGTTTGCGCAGTATTAGTTTGCAACAGCTTGCTCATTTGACAACTTTGAGGAAAATCAAGCCATAAAAAAATCTtgtcttttttcaaattctcggaaatttcttttataattgaAGTTTTGTACGAAGAAGTAAACAGACTGGtgcatatttcttttattttagtttgtGTAATTCAAACTTCTATAACTTTTACAAGAAtagaattatttgttaaaagaagtaaattttgttcatttaaaaaaaaaaatcaaaacctcgCTTATACACCAGTGACTTGAAAGACGCAAAACAGTATAATTCAGATTTATATGTACCTATAGTGTCCCATGGTTAAATATGACAGTGCATATGTTTAGTGCAAAACTTCAATCCTactatctatgatgagtttatttattagcAACTTAAGATATTAACAGGAATACCAGTTTGAGAATTGAAActaatatacaaaaaacaaatcccttttatattaaaaaaaataaacaacacggtATCAATGTAATTACGTCCggcgctttttttttttttttttttacatttgtcccttttaaaattctCTCTGTATTCTGTAGTTGCTTGGTGCGTATCAAGAATGTCATGATGCAAGTTAGCTATACTTTAATTGTATTTAGTAATATAGTTGAAAAAAAGTCATCTGTTTAGTGCCATAATATGAATATAGCTGAAGATCTGCGTCCACAAAATGTCATCAATTTCTACTATTCCATTTAAGGATCGGATCAAGTGTCAGATAATGCATTGAGACGAGCTTGTTATGTGGTGAGATTTATGTTTGCCGATAACAAAGATGTTCGGACGTCCTACTACAAACGTTATGGACGAGTGGCAGTAATTGGAGCCTCGGAAGGGACGACAGATATCCCCGAACACAGTTGGCTTCCAAATAGAATGAACGAGAGAACACGTGGTCTAGGAGCAACTGATTATGCACCAGTGTGTACTGCAGGAGAAGAAAATGCTTCATGTTTTTGCCAGGATAAATACTTTCTTGAAGATATATTTGTCCATGAAGTTGCTCATGGAGCTCATTTTTTGGGTGCAAAATACGCTATTGCTGGTTGGAGTACAAAACTTATTAATCAGTTTGAAGATGCACAGAGAACTGGTCTTTGGAACGACACATATGCAATGAATTCATCGGCTGAATATTTTGtaagcaatttatattttattttcaaacgataaaaatatgataatctGATCTTTAAGGGCAACTTTTCTATTTCATACATgtgcattgacctataatggtttacatttacAAGTTGCTATTTGGATGGAGatgtgtctcattggcactgatACCCCATCTTCCTGTATCTatatagtaaacatttcaattgGCATTGCATAAGGTCAtgttttttctctgactgttttaAAACGATGTCTTTACATTTAATCCATTGGATGCTGGTtttgtactgattgatattttagttttagGTACATAGTTGTTTTTTGCTTTCAACTGCCTACCAGTAACTGTGCTAGTACACACACATATGTACTTAGTGTCATTTTTTGTTGTGGGAATGTATAAATACTCGGCCTTGTTCGGGTTGAGTTTTTGTTCCTTGTTTTTCTACTTAgtatcgatctgatgagtctaacctttttttattgattttttttttacagatatagGAATATGCGACATGAGACATCTCACGAACAGCAATCTATAAAAGGCTCCCGATTTTTTTCAAggaaaaaccattcaaacagcaaaaactaacggtctaacttttatttaaaacgagaaacgataaacacttatgaaccacatgaAAAaccgacaactactgaacatcaggttcatAAGTTATGCTGTAACTAACTGACCCAGGTTAGGGTTAGGTTGAGCATAAAAACGTATCGCAcattccttttcttttttatacatattccaTGACATGATGCGCTACAATGACAGAGTATGTGTATTGAATTTCAACACTTGATCAATGATACATGTTCTAATTTATAATCTTCCAGTGTTTGTAAAAAGGAACCAGTACAAAAGAGGGATACCATTATGTAACAAATTGCGAAAATGTGTTATACTCTAACAGGGAACCTTAAACTAAATCAGTTCAAAGACTAGATATTCTGTCGTGAATTAATGTCCACTAGTTTCCTTAGGTGTAGTTTGTTACTGTTTCCCTGTCCGCCTCTATTTTCCTTTTGGTTTGTTCGTCGTTCTTTTACTTGTATTCTTTTATGCACCTTGGAAACATTCCTGTTTTGTTAAATCGTTACACCATAAACTACTGATGATGAACCAGAATAAAATCTGCATTGATGCTTATAATTAttctatattgttatttttcctTTTGGTTAATGATTCGATGTCAATTGGTAGTCAGTAAGTAATGCAAGTCCTGAAATAATGTGTAATTATTATTACTCTTCAACATGTAATGAGAAAAAAGTTTTCTCCCATATCACACCAGATAAAATGTTGTCATAGTATAATTTATGCATGGGTTTCTGTTAACAACGTGTTAGTGCTCTGtcgaaatatgaaataaaaatactagttacttttataaacatggccatttcattaaatatattaacttttttttggcgcaaacaatttaaatatgcACAGTGCCTGGTTTTAATGTTTAGAAGTTTtgacaattatttcatttttgatataGACGTTGCTTGTTGCATGTTACCTTACtttgaaataattgtatatagCTATTAATAATTTGCTGTTGATATACGCTTCATCATTTCAAATACTTATCTACATACAACGTTTAATTGAATTTagatgatttattttcttttggaTAGGCTGAAGGAGTACAAAGTTACTTCAATGTCAATACTCATTTGGATAAGGCTGACGGAGTTCATGGTCCTATTAGCAACCGAAAAAGACTGCAAGAATATGACCccgttttatatgaattaattcATGAAGTTTTTCCATGTAAAAACAAGTTTCTCAAACGATGTGAATCAACGAGaggtatgtattgtatagttgcCACTTGTATAGTTTGATTGATTAACCACTGAACCACAAGGGCATGACAGGCAGGGTTTGTCAATTTATATATGAAAGATAAGAATGGAAGCACAGCTTAACTGAATTTTAGTTGGGAAGATGAAATCAACACAGTCAACATCTTTGCAATTTTGGAATATGGTAAAGATAGACAAAGGAGAAGAGCTGTGTTTATGTAAAACTGatttaaacctggtttaatcaatttttgttgCTGGACCAGGTATGGGCAATTGGAACACCGGGATTTCGTTATTGTTTTGTGCATTAATAACTTACTATTTATTTAATATggcaaacaattaaataaaacacCAAAACGGATAAATATGTATTGTTCGGGGTACACGCCAATATGACAGTGACACAAAAAAGGAAACACAATTCCAAAGATTTTTCTATATGATTTACTAATCAATTGGTaactttttgcttttttttttgctttggtGCGTCTTTGGTTTTGTTTAAAGCAAAAGTATCTCGcattcaaaatataatattacCAAAATCGAAtactttgaaattgattttaatcGTATAGTACTTATATATTTAGCTGACATATCAACTTTGCGGATAAAACAGGGATTtgccaatcttttttttttttttttttttagtttcccCAATATAACTTTTTGTGATCAATCTTtaacatttcataaatttgCCAATGGTAAAGAAATTATATGTATACATTATTACATAGAATAGCAGGAGTTGATAAAAATAGCAGGTGTTATATTATTCATTCAAATTGTCATTATATTACGTATTGTGTCAAATCTCTGTTgattttttctgcattttatcAACTTAATGTAAAGTACAAATGTAGGCAAAGAACTGGAACAGGAGCTTAAGATGAATTGTAAAAAGAGATCAGATGAAGTTATTTCCAACTTTAGCCTGTCAGATGTCGAGGATACTAGTTTGGGGGTAGGCGATCGCATCAGCTGTATTGGAGTTAAGTTTATATGATCCATTAGTGTatgttatttagaaaatattgaTGTACAAATCATGCAACTCACACACTATAATAGACAATCATATCTTTATGAAAGAAGGCCATctggaaatttatgaaaaactacATTGTAACTACAGggaggtgaaagataccaggggacattcaaatcattaattgaaagtaaactgacaacgccaaagCTAAACAAAGATACAGACCAACACAAACAACCCAGAGAAACGACAGTACACAAAGCAAACACGTCTACATTTTAGACTAATTTCTTCATCTTAAGATTCATGGGATAGATGAGTTTAACATAATCCACAAATTCTAAATTATTCTGAGAGAGGACATCATCTACTTAaacgccgcaattttgcgcctgtcccaagtccggagcctctggtctttgttagttttgtaagatttttaattttagtttttttgtgtataattcggagttttgtatgatgtccattatcactgaactagtatacatatttttaaggggccagctgaaggacgaaaaaggatgcgggagtttctcgctacattgaagacccattggtggccttcggctgttgtctgctttatggtcgggttgttgtcgctttgacacattcctcatttcctttctcaattttatatatatatcagaagTGCAGTAAAGTGCATTTCTTGCTTTTTAAGAAATTCCTTTATAAAGTCAACCTCATATGAATAAAGAAAAGGAACACAGTTGATTCCTATGGAAATACCGATTGTCTCTTTCAAAACACGTCATTCAAACGTGAAAAGTATGATGTCAATCAAGGTTTCAAACatattgataatgtcagtttcagacaACGTTTTGTTTGAATGAAGAGTGTTTTAGTTTTTACAAAGAATGATTATCCCTCTTGAAGACAAGATACCTgtccatgttttttttatgaaacaatgcTTGACCAACCCTTTCGATTTGTCTGTTAGTTTTGAAGTGGTAAAACTCGTGTAAattgtagaaaagtcaaatgtttaaatacttTTAGCAGATAAAAGTGTCGTAGACTGTATCTACTGTGaaagatatttggaatatttcaGTAATCACAACTGTTCCAAGCAACATCTAGAATTGAAAGTTGCACAAAATCTTTGTAGTCCCGCTTCGATTTCTGATAAAGTTATGTTAATCATTTTTGTATGGATCACTTGGACGATTCAGCAATTTAACGCTGTTGGTAATGACATTTATGGAGTTTACGTATCTAATACAGCGAAGGAAGATCCAGCAATTTAACGTTGTTTATACAGACACTTGTGTAGTTTAGGTGTCTAATACTGTGAAGGAAGATCCAGCAATATAACGTTGTTTATAAGGACACttgtgtagtttaggtatctaatacagtgatggaagttcaaatataatatgtaaGCTGACTTACGTTAAGGAACAGTCTTAGCTATAGTCAGAAATTTAAAAGCTTgacaaaaaatgtttctcatACCTTTCCAATATGACAACAATGAGTCAATTGGAAACTGATATTGTATTTTGAGTGTCAACCtgaattaattttttatatttgtttgtttctgctTACTGATCAATTTgatttaacaaattgaaaatggtTATTATGTAACTATGAAACGCATTTATTAATCTGACCACGCTACCAATCTCACCAAAGTGTACCGTTATTGTATGTGATCTTATAATTGTCATACCGATGCTTCACACAAAGTAGGAGGTGTTAACCGAATAAACATACCAAACTCTCTATGTTTGAAGTTCATTTGATTCTAGATAGGatagttttcattttcttttcagtcTATTGTCA comes from the Mytilus trossulus isolate FHL-02 chromosome 3, PNRI_Mtr1.1.1.hap1, whole genome shotgun sequence genome and includes:
- the LOC134711010 gene encoding uncharacterized protein LOC134711010 — its product is MKPNGLNQFYQKYTEAYGIPVVGSDQVSDNALRRACYVVRFMFADNKDVRTSYYKRYGRVAVIGASEGTTDIPEHSWLPNRMNERTRGLGATDYAPVCTAGEENASCFCQDKYFLEDIFVHEVAHGAHFLGAKYAIAGWSTKLINQFEDAQRTGLWNDTYAMNSSAEYFI